The proteins below are encoded in one region of bacterium:
- a CDS encoding branched-chain amino acid ABC transporter permease → MAGRWRGAGFAAGLAAAVIAVQLAASAAHKVFYLTQLTMAAYSLLVVLGLALLMGFAGQASMGQAGFFAIGGYVAAFLTTHDLTPLRGRALPAALETLHLLQSRPDAYGGTLLHVDPRAALVAAVAAAALTAWLVAGPVFRLRGHYLAMATLGFGIIVHRIFLGSPHFGGADGISDVPALPLVGGFAVTGRAAARVANYYVAWGIVLATLWMLSNLIEARVGRALRAIHGSENAAAAVGVPIAAYKTRTFVLAAALAALGGVLLTHYNGGIGPSEASVMKSVRYVAIVAVGGMANLRGAVVMGTLLTFLSLRGYFGSLDDLVFGGILLAMMLFAPEGVVGVGVWRGVRRLLARRRDHGSAA, encoded by the coding sequence GTGGCCGGGCGCTGGCGCGGTGCGGGTTTCGCGGCGGGCCTCGCCGCCGCGGTGATCGCGGTGCAGCTGGCCGCGAGCGCAGCGCACAAGGTCTTCTACCTGACGCAGCTGACCATGGCGGCGTACTCGCTGCTCGTGGTGCTGGGCCTCGCGCTGCTCATGGGCTTCGCCGGGCAGGCCTCCATGGGCCAGGCGGGGTTCTTCGCGATCGGCGGCTACGTGGCCGCGTTCCTGACGACGCATGACCTCACGCCCCTGCGCGGGCGGGCGCTGCCCGCGGCGCTCGAGACGCTGCACCTGCTCCAGTCGCGCCCGGACGCCTACGGCGGCACGCTCCTCCACGTCGACCCGCGCGCGGCTCTCGTCGCCGCGGTCGCCGCCGCGGCGCTGACCGCCTGGCTCGTCGCCGGGCCGGTGTTCCGGCTGCGGGGGCACTACCTGGCGATGGCGACGCTCGGCTTCGGCATCATCGTCCACCGCATCTTCCTCGGCAGCCCGCACTTCGGCGGCGCCGACGGCATCTCGGACGTGCCGGCACTGCCGCTCGTGGGGGGCTTCGCGGTCACCGGACGCGCCGCGGCGCGGGTGGCGAACTACTACGTCGCCTGGGGCATCGTGCTGGCGACGCTCTGGATGCTCTCGAACCTCATCGAGGCGCGCGTCGGCCGGGCGTTGCGCGCGATCCACGGCTCGGAGAACGCGGCGGCGGCCGTCGGCGTGCCCATCGCCGCCTACAAGACCCGGACCTTCGTGCTCGCGGCGGCGCTGGCGGCGCTCGGCGGCGTGCTGCTCACGCACTACAACGGCGGGATCGGGCCTTCGGAGGCCTCCGTGATGAAGTCCGTCCGCTACGTCGCGATCGTGGCGGTGGGCGGGATGGCCAACCTGCGCGGCGCGGTGGTCATGGGCACGCTCCTGACCTTCCTGAGCCTGCGCGGCTACTTCGGCTCGCTGGACGACCTGGTCTTCGGCGGCATCCTGCTGGCGATGATGCTCTTCGCGCCCGAGGGCGTCGTCGGGGTCGGGGTGTGGCGCGGCGTGCGGCGGCTCCTGGCGCGCCGGAGGGACCATGGAAGCGCTGCTTGA
- a CDS encoding indolepyruvate oxidoreductase subunit beta, with product MSAVTSVLLAGVGGQGVLLASEVLAEAAALAGSDVKKSEVHGMAQRGGSVVSHLRFGPVVHSPLIPRGGADYLVSFERLETLRYLEYLHRDSVVLVNTQEILPLPVSVGKARYPADVEERLRATGARCVFIDGHGLALAAGNAKAVNAVILGALSSILRFAPDVWAEALRRQVPARVLDVNLKAFALGAGAAAAGPVR from the coding sequence ATGAGCGCCGTGACGAGCGTGCTGCTTGCCGGCGTGGGCGGGCAGGGGGTGCTCCTGGCGAGCGAGGTGCTGGCGGAGGCGGCCGCCCTCGCGGGCAGCGACGTCAAGAAGAGCGAGGTCCACGGCATGGCGCAGCGCGGCGGCAGCGTCGTCTCGCACCTGCGCTTCGGCCCCGTCGTGCACTCGCCGCTCATCCCGCGCGGCGGGGCGGACTACCTCGTCTCCTTCGAGCGCCTCGAGACGCTGCGGTACCTCGAGTACCTCCACCGCGACAGCGTGGTGCTCGTCAACACCCAGGAGATCCTCCCGCTGCCGGTGAGCGTGGGCAAGGCCCGCTACCCCGCGGACGTCGAGGAGCGCCTGCGCGCGACGGGCGCGCGCTGCGTCTTCATCGACGGCCACGGGCTGGCGCTGGCCGCGGGCAACGCCAAGGCCGTGAACGCCGTCATCCTCGGCGCGCTCTCGTCGATCCTGCGCTTCGCCCCGGACGTGTGGGCGGAGGCGCTGCGCCGGCAGGTGCCGGCGCGCGTGCTCGACGTGAACCTCAAGGCGTTCGCCCTCGGCGCGGGCGCCGCCGCGGCGGGCCCGGTTCGTTGA
- a CDS encoding ACT domain-containing protein: MKVEQISVFLENKSGRLSEVTRILGGGGINLRALTLADTTDFGILRLIVNDNRRAVELLKANGFTVGTTEVVAVEIPDRPNGLADILDLLGAAGINVEYMYAFVERHADNAVVIFRFDEPEKAIAALQKAGVSILPGEKVYAL; encoded by the coding sequence ATGAAGGTCGAGCAGATTTCGGTATTCCTCGAGAACAAGTCGGGGCGCCTGTCCGAGGTCACCCGCATCCTCGGCGGCGGCGGCATCAACCTGCGCGCGCTGACGCTCGCGGACACCACCGACTTCGGCATCCTGCGCCTCATCGTCAACGACAACCGCCGCGCGGTCGAGCTGCTCAAGGCCAACGGCTTCACGGTGGGGACGACCGAGGTCGTCGCCGTCGAGATCCCCGACCGCCCGAACGGGCTGGCGGACATCCTCGACCTGCTCGGCGCCGCGGGTATCAACGTCGAGTACATGTACGCGTTCGTCGAGCGGCACGCCGACAACGCGGTGGTCATCTTCCGCTTCGACGAGCCGGAGAAGGCGATCGCCGCGCTCCAGAAGGCCGGGGTCTCGATCCTCCCCGGCGAGAAGGTGTACGCGCTGTAG
- a CDS encoding phenylacetate--CoA ligase: MHQNDALDRSSLQRLQVERLRETVRRVIANVPFYRERFRAAGIGADDIRSIEDVRRLPFTTKQDLRDHYPFGLFAVPMADVARIHASSGTTGKMTVVGYTRHDLDAWAEVCSRSLGCAGVHRGDIVHNAYGYGLFTGGLGVHYGAEKHGVTVIPISGGNTKRQVMILQDFGGTVLTCTPSYALNLAEVIQELGVDPASLKLRVGIFGAEPWSEAMRKEIEKKLHLDALDIYGLSEVMGPGVAMECLAKNGPHVFEDHFLAEVIDPDTGEVLPAGARGELVFTSLTKEAFPVIRYRTRDITSLDTAPCSCGRTLARMVRVTGRTDDMLIIRGVNVFPSQIESILVGLPGVEPHYQLIVDRVNQMDTLEVQVEVTEGTFSDEVKKLEGLARRIENDVKDYCGVTCKVKLVEPKSIQRSEGKAKRVIDKRKM; encoded by the coding sequence ATGCACCAGAACGACGCCCTTGACCGCTCCTCGCTCCAGCGCCTCCAGGTCGAGCGCCTGCGCGAGACCGTGCGCCGCGTGATCGCGAACGTCCCCTTCTACCGCGAGCGCTTCCGCGCCGCCGGCATCGGCGCCGACGACATCCGCAGCATCGAGGACGTGCGCCGGCTGCCCTTCACGACCAAGCAGGACCTGCGGGACCACTACCCCTTCGGCCTCTTCGCGGTGCCGATGGCGGACGTCGCGCGCATCCACGCCTCCTCGGGGACGACCGGCAAGATGACGGTCGTCGGCTACACGCGGCACGATCTCGACGCGTGGGCCGAGGTCTGCTCGCGCTCGCTGGGGTGCGCGGGCGTGCACCGCGGCGACATCGTCCACAACGCCTACGGCTACGGGCTCTTCACGGGCGGGCTCGGGGTCCACTACGGCGCCGAGAAGCACGGGGTCACGGTGATCCCGATCTCCGGCGGGAACACCAAGCGCCAGGTCATGATCCTGCAGGACTTCGGCGGCACCGTCCTGACCTGCACGCCGTCGTACGCGCTGAACCTGGCCGAGGTGATCCAGGAGCTGGGCGTCGACCCGGCGTCGCTCAAGCTGCGCGTCGGCATCTTCGGCGCGGAGCCCTGGTCGGAGGCCATGCGCAAGGAGATCGAGAAGAAGCTGCACCTGGACGCCCTCGACATCTACGGGCTCTCCGAGGTCATGGGGCCGGGCGTGGCGATGGAGTGCCTCGCGAAGAACGGTCCCCACGTCTTCGAGGACCACTTCCTCGCCGAGGTCATCGACCCCGACACCGGCGAGGTGCTGCCGGCGGGCGCCCGCGGCGAGCTGGTCTTCACGTCGCTGACCAAGGAGGCCTTCCCCGTCATCCGCTACCGCACGCGCGACATCACCAGCCTGGACACGGCGCCGTGCAGCTGCGGGCGCACGCTGGCCCGGATGGTGCGGGTCACCGGCCGCACCGACGACATGCTTATCATCCGCGGCGTCAACGTCTTCCCGTCCCAGATCGAGAGCATCCTCGTGGGGCTCCCCGGCGTCGAGCCCCACTACCAGCTCATCGTCGACCGCGTGAACCAGATGGACACCCTCGAGGTGCAGGTCGAGGTGACGGAGGGCACCTTCAGCGACGAGGTCAAGAAGCTCGAGGGCCTGGCGCGGCGCATCGAGAATGACGTCAAGGACTACTGCGGGGTCACCTGCAAGGTCAAGCTCGTCGAGCCCAAGTCGATCCAGCGGAGCGAGGGCAAGGCGAAGCGCGTGATCGACAAGCGGAAGATGTAG
- a CDS encoding ABC transporter ATP-binding protein, producing MEALLEVRGLGRRFGGLQAVGDLSFTVPPGVIKAVIGPNGAGKTTVFNLVSGYARPDAGSVRFCGAEVTGLPPHEMAARGMARTFQQIQLVPGMSVLENVLTGRHRHTRAGFVAGMLRTPGSVREGRAARERCRGILAFLGLADLAAEEAVSLAYGQQRLVELARALACEPALLLLDEPAAGLNMRETEELAETIGRINAGGLTVLLVEHDMGLVMNISHEILVLGAGRRVAEGNPRAIQRDPDVIRIYLGEEDAGGGQEQAS from the coding sequence ATGGAAGCGCTGCTTGAGGTGCGCGGGCTGGGCCGGCGCTTCGGCGGGCTGCAGGCCGTCGGCGACCTCTCGTTCACGGTGCCGCCCGGGGTGATCAAGGCGGTCATCGGCCCCAACGGCGCCGGCAAGACCACCGTCTTCAACCTCGTCTCGGGCTACGCGAGGCCCGACGCCGGCTCGGTGCGCTTCTGCGGCGCGGAGGTCACGGGGCTGCCGCCGCACGAGATGGCCGCGCGGGGCATGGCGCGCACCTTCCAGCAGATCCAGCTGGTGCCGGGCATGAGCGTGCTCGAGAACGTGCTCACCGGCAGGCACCGGCACACGCGCGCCGGCTTCGTGGCGGGCATGCTGCGCACGCCGGGATCGGTGCGGGAGGGGAGGGCGGCACGCGAGCGTTGCCGCGGGATCCTGGCCTTTCTGGGCCTCGCCGACCTCGCCGCGGAGGAAGCCGTGAGCCTCGCCTACGGGCAGCAGCGTCTCGTGGAGCTGGCCCGGGCGCTCGCGTGCGAGCCGGCGCTGCTGTTGCTCGACGAGCCGGCCGCGGGCCTGAACATGCGCGAGACCGAGGAGCTCGCGGAGACGATCGGGCGCATCAACGCGGGCGGCCTGACGGTGCTGCTGGTGGAGCACGACATGGGGCTGGTCATGAACATCTCGCACGAGATCCTGGTGCTGGGGGCCGGGAGACGCGTGGCCGAGGGCAACCCGCGCGCGATCCAGCGCGACCCCGACGTCATCCGCATCTACCTCGGCGAGGAGGACGCCGGCGGCGGACAGGAGCAGGCGTCGTGA
- a CDS encoding tetratricopeptide repeat protein, with amino-acid sequence MAQQQSRKQLLKEPDEFLSASQHIWTWVTEHRSRAGAIAGAAVGVLLLAVVTKALIERSRVKRDEAVSTAVARLGQVTTGAPPADLVSEFGQLAKKYDSAPAGQVARYLEAGALGAGGDADKARQAYEQVRGKSAKGDLGSLAGVALAYLELSQGRDDAALTAFQALLEDKESVLPRAQIMMEIAGIEEKRGKSAAALEAYRDVLAKYPDGSWAADAKTRVQALSGKGTPAS; translated from the coding sequence GTGGCACAACAGCAATCGCGCAAGCAGCTCCTGAAGGAGCCCGACGAGTTCCTCAGCGCCTCGCAGCACATCTGGACGTGGGTCACCGAGCACCGCTCCCGCGCCGGGGCGATCGCGGGCGCGGCCGTCGGCGTGCTCCTGCTCGCGGTCGTGACGAAGGCGCTCATCGAGCGCTCCCGGGTGAAGCGGGACGAGGCGGTCTCCACGGCCGTCGCCCGCCTCGGCCAGGTGACGACGGGCGCGCCGCCGGCCGATCTGGTCAGCGAGTTCGGCCAGTTGGCGAAGAAGTACGACAGCGCCCCCGCGGGGCAGGTGGCGCGCTATCTCGAGGCCGGGGCGCTCGGCGCCGGCGGCGACGCGGACAAGGCGAGGCAGGCGTATGAGCAGGTGCGCGGCAAGAGCGCCAAGGGTGATCTGGGGTCGCTCGCCGGCGTTGCGCTCGCCTACCTCGAGCTGTCGCAGGGGCGCGACGACGCGGCGCTCACGGCCTTCCAGGCCCTGCTCGAGGACAAGGAGTCGGTGCTGCCGCGCGCGCAGATCATGATGGAGATCGCCGGCATCGAGGAGAAGCGCGGCAAGAGCGCCGCGGCGCTGGAGGCGTACCGCGACGTGCTCGCCAAGTACCCCGACGGCTCCTGGGCCGCGGACGCGAAGACGCGCGTGCAGGCGCTCTCGGGCAAGGGCACGCCGGCGTCGTGA
- a CDS encoding histidinol phosphate phosphatase domain-containing protein translates to MIDLHTHTLFSDGELVPAELARRAERLGYRWLAITDHVDSSTLEHAVRGAVAAAAEVSRYWKIRVLPGAELTHNPPELIPELIREARRMGARVVVVHGETLVEPVPEGTNTMAIAGGCDILAHPGLITAREARQAARRAVALELSARKGHCLANGHVARLAAAAGATLVVNSDTHSPGDLITREHAARVARGAGLAERAVAAIFRDAERLAARLAAGTPA, encoded by the coding sequence TGATCGATCTGCACACCCACACGCTTTTCTCTGACGGCGAGCTGGTGCCCGCCGAGCTGGCGCGCCGCGCCGAGCGGCTCGGCTACCGCTGGCTGGCCATCACGGACCACGTCGACAGCTCGACGCTGGAGCACGCGGTGCGCGGAGCGGTCGCGGCGGCGGCGGAGGTCTCGCGCTACTGGAAGATCCGCGTCCTCCCCGGCGCCGAGCTGACGCACAACCCGCCCGAGCTCATCCCGGAGCTGATCCGCGAGGCGCGGCGCATGGGCGCCCGCGTGGTCGTCGTCCACGGCGAGACGCTGGTCGAGCCGGTCCCCGAGGGCACGAACACCATGGCGATCGCCGGCGGCTGCGACATCCTCGCACACCCCGGCCTGATCACGGCGCGCGAGGCGCGGCAGGCGGCGCGCCGCGCCGTGGCCCTCGAGCTTTCGGCGCGCAAGGGCCATTGCCTCGCCAACGGCCACGTCGCACGCCTCGCCGCGGCGGCCGGGGCCACCCTCGTCGTCAACTCCGACACACACAGCCCGGGTGACCTCATCACCCGGGAACATGCCGCGCGCGTGGCGCGCGGCGCCGGCCTCGCCGAACGGGCGGTCGCCGCCATCTTCCGGGACGCCGAGCGCCTCGCCGCGAGGCTCGCCGCCGGTACACCAGCCTGA
- a CDS encoding ABC transporter substrate-binding protein, with product MRTLSRMLVLAVCLVLAAAGAAAAADTIKVGAILAVTGPAAFLGAPEAKTLEMLAAETNAAGGIKGMKVELLIKDSGGDAEKALSLAKQLVEEEKVFAVLGPSTSGESMKIKQYLEDNATLLISCAAAEAITTPVLKWVFKTPQNDANAVRWIFADLKKKGLTKVGVLNSNTGFGKAGRGQLEKLAPEFGIEIVIAEEYDKAAVDLDDVVTKLKAKDVQAVVNWSIEPAQSKVPVSVRKLGWNVPVYQSHGFGNIKYAEACGVASNGVLFPAGRLLVADVLPDANPQKALLVKYKKDYEAFAKEAASTFGGHAYDAYTLLAKAIEVGGADKENARTALENLKGFIGTAGIFNFSPTDHNGLGMDAFEMLTVDANGKDCKFVLAK from the coding sequence ATGCGCACGCTCTCACGGATGTTGGTGCTGGCAGTCTGCCTGGTGCTGGCCGCCGCCGGGGCCGCCGCGGCGGCGGACACGATCAAGGTCGGCGCGATCCTCGCGGTCACCGGCCCGGCCGCCTTCCTCGGCGCGCCCGAGGCCAAGACGCTCGAGATGCTCGCCGCCGAGACCAACGCGGCCGGCGGGATCAAGGGCATGAAGGTCGAGCTCCTGATCAAGGACTCGGGCGGCGACGCCGAGAAGGCCCTCTCGCTGGCCAAGCAGCTGGTCGAGGAGGAGAAGGTCTTCGCCGTGCTCGGTCCCTCGACGAGCGGCGAGTCGATGAAGATCAAGCAGTACCTGGAGGACAACGCCACGCTGCTGATCTCCTGCGCCGCGGCGGAGGCCATCACGACGCCGGTGCTCAAGTGGGTCTTCAAGACCCCGCAGAACGACGCGAACGCGGTTCGCTGGATCTTCGCCGACCTCAAGAAGAAGGGCCTGACCAAGGTCGGCGTGCTCAACAGCAACACCGGCTTCGGCAAGGCCGGCCGCGGGCAGCTCGAGAAGCTGGCGCCCGAGTTCGGCATCGAGATCGTGATCGCCGAGGAGTACGACAAGGCGGCTGTCGACCTCGACGACGTCGTCACGAAGCTCAAGGCCAAGGACGTCCAGGCCGTCGTCAACTGGTCGATCGAGCCGGCGCAGTCCAAGGTCCCGGTGAGCGTGCGCAAGCTCGGCTGGAACGTGCCGGTCTACCAGAGCCACGGCTTCGGCAACATCAAGTATGCCGAGGCCTGCGGCGTGGCATCCAACGGCGTTCTCTTCCCGGCGGGCCGCCTGCTCGTGGCGGATGTGTTGCCCGACGCCAACCCCCAGAAGGCGCTGCTGGTCAAGTACAAGAAGGACTATGAGGCCTTTGCGAAGGAGGCGGCGAGCACCTTCGGCGGCCACGCCTACGACGCGTACACGCTGCTGGCCAAGGCGATCGAGGTCGGGGGCGCGGACAAGGAGAACGCGCGCACGGCGCTGGAGAACCTCAAGGGCTTCATTGGCACTGCGGGCATCTTCAACTTCTCCCCGACGGACCACAACGGCCTCGGCATGGACGCCTTCGAGATGCTGACCGTCGACGCCAACGGGAAAGACTGCAAGTTCGTGCTGGCCAAGTAA
- a CDS encoding branched-chain amino acid ABC transporter permease, producing MSPEILLQFCVAGVTYGVVYGVVAIGFTIIYNTTGIINFAQGEFLMLGAMTAVSLHRHLPLPLAIAGAVAATMAVGALIEVLFIRWLHRPSVLRMIMITIGVSILVREAALHVWDEKSHALPHFTGDAVSALALGGAKISPQALWVVGVCGVMVLALSAFFRATRLGRQMRACALNRDAARLCGINARNMVTFSFVLSAGMGALAGCVVSPITYVQYDSGTGLAIKGFTAAILGGLGSTAGAAAGGLVLGLLESFSVWALPAAYKDAVAIAIMLGVLFVRPSGILGSAEAARLREH from the coding sequence GTGAGCCCTGAGATCCTGCTGCAGTTCTGCGTGGCCGGCGTGACCTACGGCGTCGTCTACGGCGTCGTCGCCATCGGCTTCACGATCATCTACAACACCACGGGCATCATCAACTTCGCGCAGGGGGAGTTCCTCATGCTCGGCGCGATGACCGCGGTCAGCCTGCACCGGCACCTGCCGCTGCCGCTGGCGATCGCGGGCGCGGTCGCGGCCACCATGGCCGTCGGCGCCCTCATCGAGGTGCTCTTCATCCGCTGGCTGCACCGCCCCTCGGTGCTGCGGATGATCATGATCACCATCGGCGTCTCGATCCTCGTCCGCGAGGCCGCGCTCCACGTCTGGGACGAGAAGTCGCACGCCCTGCCGCACTTCACGGGCGACGCGGTGAGCGCGCTCGCGCTCGGCGGCGCCAAGATCTCGCCGCAGGCGCTCTGGGTCGTCGGCGTCTGCGGGGTGATGGTCCTGGCGCTCAGCGCCTTCTTCCGGGCGACGCGCCTCGGGCGCCAGATGCGCGCCTGCGCGCTGAACCGCGACGCCGCGCGCCTCTGCGGCATCAACGCCCGCAACATGGTCACCTTCTCCTTCGTGCTCAGCGCGGGGATGGGGGCGCTCGCGGGATGCGTCGTCTCCCCGATCACCTACGTGCAGTACGACAGCGGCACGGGGCTGGCGATCAAGGGTTTCACGGCGGCGATCCTCGGCGGCCTCGGCAGCACGGCCGGCGCGGCGGCGGGCGGCCTGGTCCTCGGCCTGCTCGAGTCGTTCAGCGTCTGGGCGCTGCCCGCGGCCTACAAGGACGCAGTGGCGATCGCCATCATGCTCGGGGTTCTCTTCGTCCGGCCCAGCGGCATCCTCGGCAGCGCCGAGGCGGCGCGGCTGCGCGAGCACTAG
- the iorA gene encoding indolepyruvate ferredoxin oxidoreductase subunit alpha, giving the protein MTTVALLSGNEAIARGAWEAGVDFATGYAGTPSTEILEVLATLPGPRCQWSVNEKVALEVGAGASWAGARVLVTMKHVGVNVAADPLFTLSYTGVRGGLVLVTADDPQQFSSQNEQDNRNYARFAKVPMLEPADSQEARDFTLRAFALSEEHDTPVMLRTVTRLSHAKGRVSFGERVASPVEKRFVREPEKLVMVPAHGIRRHRVVEERTRRLAELAETTDLTREIAGEEGQPGIIAAGVAYQYAREAFPKASFLKLGMTWPLPRRRIEAFAARHRRVIVVEELDPFIEEQVRSWGIAVEGAAARSLVGELNPTLVAEAWGGESSPALAACPADLPGRPPVLCPGCPHRGIFSLLKARRVVVSGDIGCYTLAALPPLAALDTCLCMGASLGVAHGVERALPPSERRQVVAVIGDSTFFHSGLTPLVDLVYNRAHTLTIVLDNRTTAMTGRQQHPGTGRTLAGETTPEISIAALGRAMGIPDVVETDAYDLPGLAGALDRLLAAPGPALLVNRGPCVLLTRKPHGAVLRVDETKCDGCRRCIVVACPALSLTGEGREARAVVDAALCTGCGVCAAHCDRAAFVAAGEGGR; this is encoded by the coding sequence GTGACGACGGTCGCGCTGCTCTCGGGCAACGAGGCCATCGCCCGCGGCGCGTGGGAGGCGGGGGTCGACTTCGCCACCGGATACGCGGGGACGCCGAGCACCGAGATCCTCGAGGTGCTCGCCACGCTCCCGGGGCCGCGGTGCCAGTGGTCCGTCAACGAGAAGGTGGCCCTCGAGGTCGGCGCCGGCGCGTCGTGGGCCGGCGCACGCGTGCTGGTGACGATGAAGCACGTGGGCGTCAACGTCGCCGCCGACCCGCTCTTCACGCTCTCGTACACCGGCGTGCGCGGCGGGCTCGTGCTGGTCACGGCCGACGACCCGCAGCAGTTCTCCAGCCAGAACGAGCAGGACAACCGCAACTACGCGCGCTTCGCCAAGGTCCCGATGCTCGAGCCTGCCGACAGCCAGGAGGCGCGCGACTTCACGCTGCGCGCCTTCGCCCTGAGCGAGGAGCACGACACCCCCGTCATGCTGCGCACCGTGACGCGGCTCTCGCACGCGAAAGGGCGCGTCTCCTTCGGGGAGCGCGTGGCGTCGCCCGTCGAGAAGCGGTTCGTGCGCGAGCCGGAGAAGCTCGTGATGGTCCCGGCGCACGGCATCCGGCGCCACCGCGTGGTCGAGGAGCGCACGAGGCGGCTCGCCGAACTGGCGGAGACGACCGACCTGACGCGCGAGATCGCCGGCGAGGAGGGCCAGCCGGGGATCATCGCGGCGGGCGTCGCCTACCAGTACGCCCGCGAGGCCTTCCCGAAGGCCAGCTTCCTGAAGCTCGGCATGACCTGGCCGCTGCCGCGCCGGCGCATCGAGGCCTTCGCGGCGCGCCACCGGCGGGTGATCGTCGTCGAGGAGCTGGACCCGTTCATCGAGGAGCAGGTGCGCTCCTGGGGGATCGCGGTCGAGGGCGCGGCGGCGCGCTCGCTCGTCGGCGAACTCAACCCGACGCTCGTGGCCGAGGCGTGGGGCGGCGAATCGTCGCCGGCGCTGGCCGCGTGCCCGGCGGACCTCCCGGGCCGGCCCCCGGTGCTCTGCCCGGGCTGCCCGCATCGCGGCATCTTCTCGCTGCTCAAGGCGCGGCGGGTCGTCGTCTCGGGCGACATCGGCTGCTACACGCTCGCGGCGCTCCCGCCCCTGGCGGCGCTCGACACCTGCCTCTGCATGGGCGCGAGCCTCGGCGTGGCGCACGGCGTGGAGCGCGCGCTCCCGCCCTCCGAGCGCCGGCAGGTGGTCGCGGTGATCGGGGACTCGACGTTCTTCCACTCGGGGCTGACCCCGCTGGTGGACCTCGTCTACAACCGCGCGCACACGCTGACGATCGTTCTCGACAATCGCACCACCGCGATGACCGGCCGCCAGCAGCACCCGGGGACCGGGCGCACGCTGGCGGGGGAGACGACGCCGGAGATCTCGATCGCGGCGCTCGGGCGCGCCATGGGAATCCCGGATGTGGTCGAGACGGACGCCTATGACCTGCCGGGGCTCGCCGGGGCCCTCGACCGGCTGCTGGCCGCGCCGGGACCGGCGCTGCTGGTCAACCGCGGCCCCTGCGTGCTGCTGACGCGCAAGCCGCACGGCGCGGTGCTGCGCGTGGACGAGACCAAGTGCGACGGCTGCCGCCGCTGCATCGTCGTCGCCTGCCCGGCGCTCTCGCTCACGGGCGAGGGTCGCGAGGCGCGCGCCGTCGTCGACGCGGCGCTGTGCACCGGCTGCGGGGTCTGCGCCGCCCACTGCGACCGCGCCGCCTTCGTCGCGGCGGGGGAGGGCGGGCGATGA